The following coding sequences lie in one Thalassoglobus polymorphus genomic window:
- a CDS encoding PVC-type heme-binding CxxCH protein produces the protein MISGIQRSVLALLVFFSSIQVLMAQGVIAPNEGDKVVILGNTLAERMQYFNHWETLLHHRFPEKKLVVRNLGWSADAIDTRLRSQDFQDHGHTLVDHQPNLILAMFGYNESFAGEAGIPEFEEKLSKFVDEIKALKYPSQSFKRGSYEPQIQDKEGAPKHDVRVVLISPIASEDLPNRGITAGTDNNTNLELYTAAMQRVAKAKGVPFVDLFAPTKKLYEETKKPLTMNGIHLNFRGYRELAKILDGKLFGDAKASDVKLGQLRKEVAEKNLQFFYDYRAVNGFYIYGGRKKPFGVVNFPAEFEKLRKMIAVRDKRIWKVASGESVPKEIDDSGTGEFTEIQTNFKNEVYITPPDEALESFTLPEGFEINLWASEKDFKNLENPVQFTFDGKGRLFVTTMPSYPMYLPGVPVDDKILILEDTNGDGKADTEKVFAKGLHLPTGIELANGGAYVAQQPNLMFIKDTDGDDVADVYQHRLHGFDSADSHHSLSAFELGPGGELYFQEGTFHHTQFETPQGPERVANAAVFRYEPRSEKLDVFVSYNFANPWGHCFDKWGQNFVADASGGANYVGAAFSGDLDHPRKHPGLKQFLVKQWRPTCGCEIVSSRNFPKEMQGNYLLNNCIGFQGVLQYRFEDDGLGFAAEPVEPLLRSSDPNFRPVDLQFGPDGALYVLDWFNPLVGHMQHNLRDPNRDKVHGRIWRITYKDNPLVEPTKTALQSTEELLTTLKTYEDRTRFQARRELGSRKKKEVIPAVDKAISEIKTDSEADQHLLLELLWVKQHHDAVDVELLDRILASKDARARAAAVRVLCYWRDRIDEPLAKIQTAIHDENPRVRLEAVRALSFFDSQQALDIAVESLIYDQDVYLEYALKETMETLQNRIDANAKAVSQTDSN, from the coding sequence ATGATAAGTGGAATTCAGCGATCAGTTCTCGCACTTCTGGTCTTCTTTTCGTCGATTCAAGTACTGATGGCTCAAGGGGTTATCGCTCCCAACGAGGGTGACAAAGTCGTCATCCTGGGGAATACCCTTGCAGAGCGGATGCAGTATTTCAATCACTGGGAAACGTTGCTTCATCACCGATTCCCTGAGAAGAAACTTGTCGTCCGTAACTTGGGTTGGTCCGCGGATGCGATCGATACTCGTCTTCGGTCACAGGATTTTCAGGATCACGGTCACACGCTTGTTGATCACCAGCCGAACCTGATTCTGGCAATGTTCGGGTACAACGAATCATTTGCTGGCGAAGCGGGCATTCCTGAGTTTGAAGAAAAGCTTTCCAAGTTTGTGGATGAAATCAAAGCACTCAAGTATCCGAGTCAATCTTTCAAGCGTGGTTCCTATGAGCCGCAGATTCAGGATAAAGAAGGCGCACCGAAGCATGACGTTCGAGTTGTGTTGATCTCTCCGATTGCCAGCGAAGATCTCCCTAATCGTGGAATCACCGCCGGAACGGACAACAACACAAACCTGGAATTGTACACTGCTGCCATGCAGCGTGTTGCAAAAGCCAAAGGGGTTCCGTTCGTCGATCTCTTCGCACCAACGAAGAAGCTTTATGAGGAGACAAAAAAACCGCTGACGATGAACGGGATTCATCTCAACTTTAGAGGCTACCGGGAGCTGGCAAAGATTCTTGACGGCAAGCTGTTTGGTGATGCAAAAGCATCGGACGTCAAACTTGGCCAACTCCGAAAAGAGGTCGCTGAAAAGAATTTACAGTTCTTCTATGACTACCGGGCGGTCAACGGTTTCTACATTTATGGAGGACGCAAAAAGCCATTCGGTGTTGTGAACTTCCCGGCTGAGTTCGAAAAGCTCCGTAAGATGATCGCTGTTCGAGACAAACGTATTTGGAAGGTGGCCAGTGGGGAATCGGTTCCGAAGGAAATCGATGATTCAGGAACGGGTGAGTTTACTGAAATTCAAACCAACTTCAAAAACGAAGTCTATATCACTCCTCCTGACGAGGCTCTTGAATCGTTCACTCTTCCTGAAGGCTTTGAGATCAACTTGTGGGCTTCGGAAAAAGATTTCAAAAACCTTGAGAACCCTGTCCAGTTTACTTTCGACGGAAAGGGCCGTCTGTTCGTGACGACAATGCCCTCGTATCCGATGTACCTTCCGGGTGTGCCTGTTGACGACAAAATTTTGATCCTTGAGGACACCAACGGGGACGGGAAAGCGGATACAGAAAAAGTCTTTGCGAAAGGACTTCATCTTCCGACCGGGATTGAACTCGCGAACGGAGGAGCGTATGTCGCGCAGCAACCGAACCTGATGTTCATTAAAGATACCGATGGCGACGATGTCGCTGACGTGTATCAGCATCGGCTTCACGGCTTCGACTCTGCTGATTCTCACCACTCGTTGAGTGCCTTTGAACTGGGACCGGGGGGCGAATTGTATTTTCAGGAAGGGACTTTCCACCACACGCAATTCGAAACACCTCAGGGACCAGAGAGAGTCGCCAATGCCGCAGTATTCCGCTACGAACCACGTTCAGAAAAGCTGGATGTCTTCGTCTCTTATAACTTCGCCAACCCCTGGGGGCACTGCTTCGATAAGTGGGGACAGAACTTCGTCGCTGATGCATCTGGCGGAGCAAACTACGTGGGGGCAGCCTTCTCGGGAGACCTCGATCATCCGCGTAAGCATCCGGGGTTGAAGCAGTTTCTCGTGAAGCAATGGCGTCCGACTTGTGGATGCGAAATTGTTTCGAGTCGAAACTTCCCGAAAGAGATGCAGGGCAACTACCTGTTGAACAACTGCATCGGTTTTCAAGGTGTGTTGCAGTATCGCTTCGAAGACGATGGATTAGGTTTCGCAGCTGAGCCAGTGGAGCCGCTGTTGCGTTCATCCGATCCCAACTTCCGTCCTGTTGACCTGCAATTCGGTCCAGACGGAGCTCTGTATGTTCTCGACTGGTTCAACCCTTTAGTCGGTCACATGCAGCACAATCTCCGTGATCCGAATCGTGACAAAGTGCATGGTCGCATCTGGCGGATTACTTACAAAGACAACCCGCTCGTCGAACCGACCAAGACTGCACTTCAATCAACCGAAGAGCTTTTGACGACTTTGAAGACTTATGAGGATCGCACACGCTTCCAGGCCCGTCGTGAACTCGGTTCTCGGAAGAAAAAAGAAGTGATCCCAGCTGTCGACAAAGCGATCTCGGAAATCAAAACCGATAGCGAAGCGGATCAGCACCTGTTGCTCGAGTTGCTGTGGGTCAAACAGCATCACGATGCCGTTGACGTCGAACTTCTCGACCGAATCCTGGCCTCAAAAGATGCTCGTGCCCGCGCGGCAGCCGTTCGTGTGTTGTGTTATTGGCGAGACCGAATTGACGAACCACTCGCCAAAATTCAAACAGCGATCCACGATGAGAATCCCCGAGTCCGTCTTGAAGCGGTTCGCGCTCTCAGCTTTTTCGACAGTCAGCAGGCTCTCGACATCGCTGTGGAGTCTCTGATTTATGATCAGGATGTCTATCTGGAATACGCATTAAAGGAGACCATGGAGACTCTGCAAAACCGGATCGACGCCAACGCAAAAGCTGTCTCACAAACTGATTCGAATTAA
- a CDS encoding PVC-type heme-binding CxxCH protein: MLVARFSLRFAQILFAGLVTLSVGGVLQAQNFGEMIRSSDPLTPEEELKTFTVPEGFEVQLFAAEPDIQKPMNMAFDARGRLWVSGSNDYPFPDLTESATDSIRILEDTNGDGRADKFTTFVDGITVPIGLYPYQDGVVAFSIPNITFYRDTDGDGRSDEAKVLYGPFDFSRDTHGLNNGFRRGLDGWMYACHGFNNNSKVAGADGHSITMQSGNTYRFKLDGSRIEHFTHGQVNPFGMTFDHLGDAYTSDCHTKPVTLLIQDGYYPSFGKPHDGLGFVPPVMEHLHGSTAIAGISQYTGGGFPEEYENNLFVGNVMTSRVHRDVVKYTGSTVKVVEQPDFLSSSDSWFRPVETQCGPDQALYVADFYNRIIGHYEVPLDHPGRDRHRARIWRVSYVGDQPVNRFQTPQDLTKLSARELISQLTVPNLPYDYRIVEQLVERLGEDCLPEVRNVLKDPKTPLQHAYLLWVKHRLGDLSIADLRTAFGSKDEVVRIHVQRILADLSGWSEGHVQLAYDGLQNSPLVRRAAATALAQHSRISHIPVLVAAHQTASEHDLHQRHVCKIGLRNSMQLDGAYEFIEKLGWSEADENLLAQISLAVKSEASAKSLLQLVDRVEFSNTDLKQVVTLAARHLEKHDVSQIVSLSQSRFENDLDQQLELLLAIQSGLRQQGCMPTQELIDWGIELVQQVFEADDSGRGDWKSLGLSKKRPIDWGLEPRNTADGKKDVPFLSSLPAGERAVGLLRSKSFILPAELAFDLCGHLGFPNQAAIPQNFVSLHLAKNHQEIQKALAPRNDTAQRVTWDLGEHAGQKGYLQVTDNISVRAYAWIAISGISPPVVQIPKVDFKTSHQRLISSANICRQLGLTQFESELKSIALNPSLIAAVRFAALESLVAGQASPEADVLLSIYNVAGVTGQQKLRIAQVLLNDNRQHGKADADAGELEFLALLKTFPLTVQTALARSMSLQEAGATRLAELIETGAISSSVLASTVVQAQVEGLDDKDLRQKFISLKATLPKSDDNIANLIAQRRSDFKMELASLDAGKAIFKKNCAACHSIGEEGKKVGPQLDGIGNRGLDRVLEDVLAPNRNIDLAFRSRIYLLESGKVYSGLFRREEGELTVVADAKGEEISFSTKEIAAEKVSNLSIMPENWGELIKDDEFQHLLGYLMSQRQK; encoded by the coding sequence ATGCTGGTTGCTCGCTTTTCATTGCGGTTTGCTCAAATTCTTTTTGCTGGGCTAGTCACTCTCTCAGTTGGGGGCGTTCTTCAGGCTCAGAACTTCGGGGAAATGATTCGGAGTTCAGATCCGCTGACGCCTGAAGAGGAATTGAAAACCTTCACCGTTCCCGAGGGCTTTGAAGTTCAGCTCTTTGCCGCTGAGCCGGATATTCAGAAGCCGATGAACATGGCTTTTGATGCACGTGGGCGATTGTGGGTGAGCGGGTCGAACGATTATCCGTTTCCGGATTTGACTGAGTCGGCGACTGACAGCATTCGAATTCTGGAAGATACCAACGGCGATGGCCGTGCCGACAAATTCACAACCTTTGTCGACGGAATCACAGTTCCGATCGGACTTTATCCTTATCAAGACGGGGTGGTTGCCTTTTCAATCCCGAACATCACTTTTTATCGAGACACCGACGGCGATGGGAGATCTGATGAAGCGAAAGTGTTGTATGGTCCTTTTGATTTCTCGCGAGATACACATGGGCTGAACAATGGTTTTCGGCGCGGGCTCGATGGTTGGATGTATGCCTGCCATGGGTTTAATAACAATTCGAAAGTTGCTGGAGCGGATGGGCATTCCATCACGATGCAATCCGGGAATACATACCGCTTCAAGCTCGATGGTTCTCGCATCGAGCATTTCACGCACGGGCAGGTGAATCCATTCGGGATGACGTTCGATCATCTCGGTGATGCTTACACTTCTGACTGTCACACAAAACCGGTCACGCTGTTAATTCAAGACGGCTACTATCCCAGCTTCGGGAAGCCGCATGATGGCCTCGGCTTCGTTCCGCCAGTGATGGAACACTTGCATGGTTCGACCGCCATCGCCGGAATCTCCCAATACACTGGCGGCGGATTTCCAGAGGAGTATGAGAATAATCTGTTCGTCGGAAACGTCATGACAAGCCGTGTTCATCGGGATGTGGTCAAGTACACCGGCTCAACAGTCAAGGTCGTCGAGCAACCGGACTTTCTATCCAGCAGCGATTCCTGGTTCCGACCGGTTGAGACACAGTGCGGTCCCGATCAGGCTCTTTATGTTGCAGACTTCTACAATCGTATTATCGGGCATTATGAAGTCCCGCTCGATCATCCGGGACGTGATCGGCATCGCGCTCGCATTTGGCGAGTGAGTTATGTTGGAGATCAGCCTGTGAACAGGTTTCAGACTCCACAGGATCTTACGAAGCTCTCTGCAAGGGAACTCATTTCGCAGCTGACAGTCCCAAACTTGCCTTACGATTACCGCATTGTTGAACAACTTGTCGAACGTCTCGGCGAGGACTGTTTGCCTGAAGTTCGAAATGTTCTAAAAGATCCCAAAACGCCGCTGCAGCATGCCTATTTGCTTTGGGTGAAACATCGGCTCGGTGATCTTTCGATTGCCGATCTGCGAACTGCTTTCGGTTCAAAAGACGAAGTGGTTCGCATCCACGTTCAGCGAATTCTGGCGGATCTCTCAGGTTGGTCAGAGGGACATGTTCAGCTTGCCTATGACGGTTTACAAAACAGCCCGCTTGTTCGTAGAGCCGCAGCAACGGCGCTCGCACAGCACTCGAGGATTTCGCATATCCCGGTTCTTGTAGCAGCCCATCAAACGGCGTCTGAGCATGATTTACATCAACGACATGTTTGCAAAATTGGACTGAGAAACTCCATGCAGCTCGATGGTGCGTATGAGTTCATTGAAAAGCTTGGCTGGAGTGAAGCTGATGAAAACCTGCTGGCCCAGATCAGTCTGGCGGTGAAGTCCGAGGCGTCGGCAAAGTCTCTGCTTCAACTTGTTGATCGTGTTGAGTTTTCAAACACCGACTTAAAGCAGGTTGTCACGCTCGCTGCGCGGCATCTGGAGAAGCATGATGTATCGCAGATTGTCAGCCTTTCGCAGTCTCGCTTTGAAAATGATCTCGATCAACAACTGGAATTGTTGCTGGCGATTCAATCGGGCTTACGGCAGCAAGGGTGTATGCCGACACAAGAACTCATCGACTGGGGTATTGAGTTGGTTCAGCAGGTTTTCGAAGCAGACGATTCCGGCCGAGGAGATTGGAAGTCGCTCGGGCTTTCAAAGAAACGGCCCATTGACTGGGGGCTCGAACCTCGCAATACCGCTGACGGAAAAAAGGATGTTCCTTTCCTTAGTAGCTTGCCAGCGGGTGAGCGCGCCGTCGGTTTGCTGAGATCAAAAAGTTTTATACTTCCGGCGGAACTCGCGTTCGATCTTTGTGGTCATCTCGGTTTTCCTAATCAGGCTGCCATCCCGCAGAATTTTGTGAGCTTACATCTGGCGAAGAATCATCAAGAAATTCAGAAAGCATTGGCACCGAGGAATGACACAGCCCAGAGAGTGACTTGGGACCTTGGCGAACATGCGGGCCAAAAAGGTTACCTTCAGGTCACTGACAATATCAGCGTTCGTGCCTATGCCTGGATTGCGATCAGCGGCATCTCTCCACCGGTGGTTCAAATTCCGAAAGTCGATTTCAAGACGAGTCACCAGCGTTTGATTTCGTCAGCGAACATTTGTCGGCAGCTCGGACTCACTCAATTTGAGTCAGAGTTGAAATCGATTGCACTCAATCCGTCTCTCATTGCTGCTGTCCGGTTTGCCGCGCTCGAGTCATTGGTGGCGGGGCAGGCCTCTCCTGAGGCTGACGTGTTGCTCTCAATTTACAATGTCGCAGGGGTTACAGGTCAACAGAAATTACGTATCGCCCAAGTGCTTCTTAACGATAATAGACAGCATGGCAAAGCGGATGCCGATGCTGGCGAACTCGAATTCCTCGCATTGTTGAAAACGTTCCCGCTTACAGTTCAAACGGCATTGGCCCGTTCGATGTCTCTGCAAGAGGCAGGGGCAACGCGATTGGCGGAACTGATTGAGACCGGAGCCATTTCATCCTCGGTTCTTGCTTCAACTGTTGTGCAGGCTCAGGTTGAAGGTCTCGACGACAAAGACCTGCGACAGAAATTCATTTCCCTTAAGGCGACGCTTCCCAAGTCGGACGACAATATCGCGAATCTCATCGCGCAGCGTAGAAGCGATTTCAAAATGGAACTGGCATCGCTGGATGCCGGCAAAGCGATTTTCAAAAAGAACTGTGCGGCATGCCACTCAATTGGTGAAGAAGGAAAAAAAGTCGGACCGCAGCTGGACGGCATCGGCAACCGTGGACTTGATCGAGTTTTGGAAGATGTCCTGGCTCCGAACCGAAATATCGATCTCGCCTTTCGCTCCCGTATCTATTTACTGGAAAGTGGGAAAGTTTATTCGGGATTGTTCCGTCGCGAAGAGGGAGAATTGACGGTCGTTGCCGACGCCAAAGGGGAAGAAATTTCTTTCTCAACAAAAGAAATCGCCGCTGAGAAAGTTTCAAACCTGTCGATTATGCCTGAGAACTGGGGCGAACTCATCAAAGATGATGAATTTCAGCACCTCCTCGGGTATCTCATGAGCCAGCGGCAGAAGTAG
- the uvrA gene encoding excinuclease ABC subunit UvrA codes for MSRTFEELAPQNFSFNSPLGWCPACEGLGTEIGTDQSAIVANPNLTLDQGAVSAWPNPQENPGFAAVLEAVTDQLEIPRDQPWYQLSPRFQRVILHGTDERWFSVSLPGSTQPINVQYKGLYPAIEEASRVSYPYRAKFQDLVGEKPCSVCNGDRIRDDAAAVRLNDKTLPELCKLPLEELLPFLQSLELDSSEKKIAGDLLNEASHRLSFLVDVGLHYLTLDRSMPTLSGGESQRIRLAGQIGRALTGVLYVLDEPTIGLHPRDNGRLIEALNKLKELGNTLVLVEHDREVIEAADRLYDFGPRSGRYGGNVVAEGTPKQVSRQTKASLTGAYLSGTKGIPVPIRRRMQIIDEKNEPVIELEKLQEVYADPPGESWLEILGCQQNNLRNVDLRIPLGTMTCVTGLSGSGKSSLIQDTLARGVARHLKLKGPTPGPFRKMNGAEQISRVIAVDQNPIGATPASNPATYTGVFEPIRQLYSKIPDSKIRGYKPGRFSFNRAGGRCDDCEGMGQKKIEMHFLPDVWVECDTCRGKRFNQETLAVKYKNQSIADVLEMSIGQALELFQNIPKIRVPLATLDAIGLDYLTLGQSATTLSGGEAQRVKLAAELAKPNSGRTLYLLDEPTTGLHFDDIAKLLKVLNSLVEHGNTVVIIEHNLDVIKTADWIVDLGPEAGIGGGWIVAAGTPEDVVAQSDHYLSNGATRKKTKRKKKAVAPLATDKPAFRSWTGELLKPVLEHDQRGEVDVFDAKEAARKKEGDLDISKVGKDIAAPWEQDGRRWHTVDRIARNGKPIRWEGDALLLVTDALAEIDGLQKAAWNDQASVEITARKKVGTGWFFHGLTGDEWLLRFYFRVPKGTFEEADVQARIPLKPVNELDEIQVYNRSERVRVNEKKGPFQEVVFDVHWLEEIDTPEFRQFLKEAAEAYLKQVETVEKKDPSELMPWKVLGKKWHLTRKGFPSNKRVAWKLETLEKLFDILDDTFSGLTPDHSNKTDVQYKDPSTNDVVAKLQTKRRDGIYLSLYSEPGTFALGQVSSLGKDRQITAAGSKEAIQIQLTAQSHVKAAALKKFLNEFVATVCAE; via the coding sequence ATGTCACGGACGTTTGAAGAACTCGCTCCACAAAATTTCTCGTTCAACAGCCCCCTTGGATGGTGTCCGGCCTGCGAGGGGTTGGGAACTGAAATTGGTACGGACCAGTCCGCAATTGTTGCCAATCCGAATTTGACTCTCGATCAGGGAGCCGTCTCCGCTTGGCCGAATCCACAAGAGAATCCGGGCTTTGCCGCCGTTCTTGAAGCGGTCACCGACCAGCTTGAGATTCCTCGTGACCAACCCTGGTATCAGCTCAGCCCACGTTTTCAACGGGTGATTCTTCACGGAACAGATGAGAGATGGTTTTCCGTTTCATTACCCGGATCGACGCAACCGATCAACGTTCAGTACAAGGGGCTGTATCCTGCCATTGAAGAAGCTTCGCGTGTTTCGTATCCGTACCGGGCGAAGTTTCAGGATCTTGTGGGTGAGAAACCTTGCTCAGTTTGTAATGGTGACCGCATCCGTGATGATGCCGCTGCTGTCCGCTTGAACGACAAAACACTTCCAGAGTTGTGCAAGCTTCCACTCGAAGAGTTGTTGCCATTTTTGCAATCGCTCGAACTCGATAGCAGTGAGAAAAAAATCGCTGGCGACTTACTGAATGAAGCGTCTCATCGCCTTTCGTTTCTTGTTGATGTCGGCTTGCATTACCTGACGCTCGACCGCAGCATGCCGACGCTCTCTGGCGGAGAGTCGCAACGAATCCGGCTCGCAGGTCAAATTGGTCGTGCATTGACAGGAGTTCTTTACGTGCTTGATGAGCCGACCATCGGCCTGCATCCGCGTGATAACGGTCGACTCATTGAGGCCCTCAATAAATTGAAAGAGCTTGGGAATACGTTGGTGCTTGTTGAGCATGATCGAGAAGTGATTGAAGCAGCTGACCGGCTTTATGACTTCGGTCCCAGATCTGGTCGATACGGGGGGAACGTCGTCGCTGAGGGGACTCCGAAACAGGTCAGCAGGCAAACTAAAGCATCCTTAACGGGCGCCTATCTTTCTGGCACAAAAGGGATTCCGGTTCCAATTCGGCGCCGGATGCAAATCATCGACGAAAAGAACGAACCTGTTATCGAACTTGAAAAACTTCAGGAAGTTTACGCCGATCCACCGGGGGAAAGCTGGCTGGAGATTCTGGGTTGTCAGCAAAACAACTTACGAAATGTCGACTTGCGAATTCCACTCGGGACGATGACCTGCGTGACAGGGCTTTCCGGGTCGGGCAAAAGTTCATTGATTCAGGATACGCTCGCTCGCGGAGTTGCGCGGCATTTGAAGCTGAAAGGTCCAACTCCGGGACCGTTTCGAAAAATGAACGGAGCTGAGCAAATCAGCCGGGTGATCGCTGTCGATCAAAACCCGATCGGAGCAACTCCGGCCTCGAACCCCGCAACGTATACGGGAGTCTTCGAGCCGATTCGCCAGCTCTATTCGAAAATTCCGGACTCAAAGATTCGCGGCTACAAGCCGGGACGTTTCAGCTTCAATCGGGCTGGCGGGCGCTGTGATGACTGTGAAGGGATGGGGCAGAAGAAAATTGAAATGCACTTTCTTCCGGATGTTTGGGTGGAGTGTGATACCTGTCGAGGAAAACGATTTAACCAGGAAACCTTGGCTGTCAAATACAAGAACCAGTCTATTGCCGATGTTCTGGAAATGAGTATCGGGCAAGCACTGGAATTGTTTCAAAACATTCCGAAGATCCGAGTTCCCTTGGCGACGCTCGATGCCATCGGGCTGGACTATTTGACTCTTGGGCAATCTGCGACCACGCTCAGTGGTGGCGAAGCGCAGCGAGTCAAACTCGCTGCCGAACTGGCAAAGCCAAACAGCGGTCGAACGTTGTATCTGCTCGATGAGCCAACCACCGGTCTGCATTTTGATGACATTGCCAAGCTGTTAAAAGTTTTGAACAGCCTGGTCGAACATGGCAACACGGTGGTCATCATTGAGCACAATTTGGACGTCATTAAAACCGCAGACTGGATTGTCGATCTCGGGCCCGAGGCTGGTATCGGCGGTGGGTGGATTGTTGCAGCGGGAACCCCGGAAGATGTCGTCGCTCAAAGTGATCATTATCTTTCCAATGGAGCAACCAGAAAAAAAACGAAGCGGAAGAAGAAAGCTGTTGCTCCATTAGCGACCGACAAGCCAGCGTTTCGAAGCTGGACCGGTGAGCTTCTCAAGCCTGTTTTGGAACACGACCAACGTGGTGAGGTCGATGTTTTTGATGCCAAGGAAGCAGCTCGTAAGAAAGAGGGTGATCTCGATATCTCCAAAGTCGGGAAAGACATCGCTGCCCCTTGGGAGCAGGATGGTCGCCGCTGGCATACGGTTGACCGCATCGCCCGGAATGGCAAGCCGATTCGCTGGGAAGGAGACGCGTTACTTCTGGTGACCGACGCTCTGGCCGAGATTGATGGGCTCCAGAAAGCGGCTTGGAACGATCAGGCAAGTGTTGAAATAACGGCCCGGAAGAAAGTTGGAACCGGCTGGTTCTTTCATGGATTAACAGGTGATGAGTGGTTGTTGCGATTTTACTTCCGCGTGCCGAAAGGAACATTCGAAGAAGCTGACGTGCAGGCTCGCATCCCGCTCAAACCGGTCAACGAGCTCGATGAAATTCAGGTCTACAATCGCAGTGAGCGAGTCCGTGTCAATGAGAAGAAAGGTCCGTTTCAGGAAGTGGTCTTTGATGTCCACTGGCTCGAAGAGATCGATACTCCGGAGTTTCGTCAGTTCCTGAAAGAGGCTGCCGAAGCGTATTTGAAACAGGTCGAAACAGTCGAGAAGAAAGATCCCAGTGAGTTAATGCCGTGGAAAGTCCTTGGCAAGAAGTGGCATCTTACACGCAAAGGTTTTCCATCGAATAAACGAGTCGCCTGGAAATTGGAGACGCTCGAAAAACTGTTCGATATTCTGGACGACACATTTAGCGGACTCACCCCGGACCACTCCAATAAGACAGATGTCCAATACAAAGACCCCAGCACCAATGATGTCGTCGCCAAACTGCAAACCAAGCGCCGCGACGGCATCTACCTGAGCCTCTATTCCGAACCGGGAACTTTCGCTCTCGGTCAGGTTTCCTCACTCGGGAAAGATCGACAAATCACCGCTGCCGGAAGCAAAGAAGCGATCCAAATTCAGTTGACTGCTCAGTCCCATGTCAAAGCGGCCGCACTGAAGAAGTTCCTGAACGAGTTCGTGGCAACAGTCTGTGCTGAGTAA
- a CDS encoding arylsulfatase has product MFFAAAVVTVVGLNPTFAQEGKPNILFIVSDDTGFGDLGPYGGGVGRGMPTPNIDRMAAEGMTFFSFYAQPSCTPGRAAMQTGRIPNRSGMTTVAFQGQGGGLPAAEWTLGSVLKTAGYKTYFTGKWHLGEADFALPNAQGYDVMKHCFLYHCNAYTYGDPTWFPDMDPKLREMFDKVTKGSLSGNAGEPAKEDWKVNGQYVDTPDKGVVGIPYMDKYVEKSGIEFLEDAAKNPDQPFFININFMKVHQPNLPAPEFKHKSLSKSKYADSVVELDTRIGRVLDKLRELGLDKNTLVVYTTDNGAWQDVYPDAGYTPFRGTKGTVREGGNRVPAIALWPGKIKKGVKNHDIVGGLDLMATFASVAGVKLPTKDRDGEPIIFDSQDMTPILKGTGKGTRTEWFYFTENELTPGAARVGNYKAVFNLRGDDGQATGGLSVDSNLGWKGAEKYVATVPQVFDLWQDPQERYDIFMNNYTERTWTMVSISASINKLMKTYVKYPPRKLQSETYTGPITISGYERFQHVREQLKKEGVTIPLPTGN; this is encoded by the coding sequence ATGTTTTTTGCTGCAGCCGTTGTGACGGTCGTCGGATTGAATCCGACTTTCGCGCAGGAGGGGAAACCCAATATTTTGTTTATTGTCTCTGACGACACCGGATTTGGAGACCTTGGTCCTTACGGTGGAGGTGTAGGGCGCGGCATGCCGACGCCAAACATTGACCGGATGGCTGCGGAGGGGATGACTTTCTTTTCCTTCTACGCTCAACCAAGTTGTACTCCAGGTCGCGCTGCAATGCAGACTGGTCGGATCCCGAATCGCAGCGGGATGACCACGGTTGCTTTCCAAGGCCAAGGTGGAGGTTTACCAGCAGCCGAATGGACGCTCGGTTCTGTTCTGAAGACTGCGGGCTACAAAACTTACTTCACCGGGAAATGGCATTTAGGGGAAGCTGACTTCGCGCTTCCGAACGCGCAAGGCTACGACGTCATGAAGCATTGCTTCCTCTACCACTGCAATGCATACACATACGGAGACCCGACATGGTTTCCTGACATGGACCCCAAGTTGAGGGAAATGTTCGACAAAGTGACCAAAGGATCTTTATCAGGTAACGCGGGCGAGCCAGCTAAGGAAGACTGGAAAGTCAACGGACAGTACGTCGACACTCCTGACAAAGGGGTGGTCGGTATTCCTTATATGGACAAGTACGTCGAGAAGTCTGGGATTGAGTTCCTGGAAGATGCTGCAAAGAACCCCGATCAGCCGTTCTTCATCAACATCAATTTCATGAAGGTCCATCAACCGAATCTTCCAGCGCCTGAGTTCAAACACAAGTCGCTGTCGAAATCAAAATATGCTGACTCAGTGGTTGAACTCGACACTCGCATTGGTCGTGTCTTGGACAAGCTGCGTGAGCTAGGTTTGGACAAAAATACACTCGTCGTTTACACGACTGACAATGGAGCGTGGCAAGACGTTTATCCCGACGCCGGATACACACCATTCCGTGGAACCAAAGGAACTGTTCGCGAAGGGGGCAATCGTGTTCCAGCAATCGCCCTCTGGCCGGGCAAGATCAAGAAGGGTGTCAAGAATCATGACATCGTGGGCGGTCTCGATCTGATGGCGACATTCGCTTCAGTCGCTGGCGTTAAGCTTCCGACCAAAGATCGCGACGGAGAGCCAATCATTTTCGACAGCCAGGACATGACCCCAATCTTAAAAGGGACTGGCAAAGGGACACGGACGGAGTGGTTCTACTTCACCGAGAATGAACTCACGCCAGGTGCAGCTCGAGTCGGCAATTACAAAGCTGTCTTTAATCTCCGAGGTGACGACGGACAGGCAACAGGTGGTCTCTCGGTTGATTCGAATCTCGGTTGGAAGGGTGCAGAAAAATATGTTGCCACCGTTCCACAAGTCTTCGATCTGTGGCAAGACCCACAAGAACGGTACGACATCTTCATGAACAACTACACGGAACGTACCTGGACGATGGTGTCAATCAGCGCGTCTATTAACAAACTGATGAAGACCTACGTTAAGTATCCGCCCCGTAAGCTGCAAAGTGAAACGTACACGGGACCAATCACGATCTCTGGGTACGAGCGGTTCCAGCATGTGCGTGAACAACTCAAAAAAGAAGGTGTGACCATTCCTCTGCCTACAGGCAACTAG